One Natronorubrum halophilum genomic window, TCGAAGCGGGCGGTCCCCGGCGGCTGAGCCTGCGCGTGTCCGATGCTGTCATCGTACTCCGTGCCGTCCCATCCGACGAGGATCTCGTCGCCGGGGTCGACGTCCTCGAGCGTCACCGCGTCGCCTTCGGAGAGCGCCTCGCCGGTCCACGGCTGGGCGGTCGTTTGCGGTTCGGGTGCGTCTTCGCTGGGTCGGTAATACGGACGCTCGTCGTAGACTGCGAGGTGGACCCGATCGCCGTCGAGCGGGAAGTCGTCCGCGTAGGTGAGCGCGAGTTCGCCGGTGTCGACGTCGTACGCGGAGTCGAATCGGAAGTGAGAGAGGATCGCCGTGCCGGAGGTACTGCTTCCGAGTTCGTGATCGTGACGAAGTCGGACCGACAGATTCGGTTCGACGTCGTCCATGTCGATCACGATCGTATCGCCTTCCTCGAGCGTTCCGTGGCCCTCGGCCCAGATATCGCGGTCGTACGCCTCCTCGTTGATCTCGAGCGTGAGATCCTCGATCGGCGTCGGATCACCGCGACCGATCTCGAGTTCGAGGACGTCGTCGTCGAGGTCGATATCGCGGTCGGGACGAAGCGATCCGGGACTGTCGTGCTCGTGGATCTTTCGTTCGGCGGCGAGGTCGCGTTCGATCGTGGCGCTGACGAACGACCCGGCGACGTCGACCGTCGGTTCCGCCGTCGTCGTCGCGTACGCGAACTCCGCGTCGATCGTCTCGATCAGTTCGTCGGTGACGTCCGATTCGTCTTCGAACTGGATTCCCAGCGACATCTCGATCGTGTCCGGCCCGAGAACGGTCTGTGCGTGGACGAAGTACCGCGCGTCTGCGTCCTCGATGGGACTCTGAGCGAACAGATCGTCGCCGAACCGAACGGTACGTGCGTCGCCTCCCTCGAAGACCGTCAGCGCCTCTTCGACCGTTTCCTCCGAGTCGAGGAGTCGATCCGCGTCGCCCGCGTTCGCATCGAACGCGGATTCGATCGTCTCGAGATCCGTCGCGACGATGACGACGTCGCCGTCGGTTCCGACCGCGGTCCCCTCTCGGTCGTCGGTCTCGTAGTAGTCGTACTCGACGCCGGCGTCGGTTTCACCGGACTCGGTGCGGTCCTCGAGATCGATGTCGCCCGTGAAGAGCTGCATCGGCCGTGAGAACGATTCGCCGTAGGAGGCGACGAGGACGCTCTTCGAGACCGCGTCGGGGTCGATCTCGAGCGCTCCGACGGACGGGCGTGGCTCGTAGGGCTGATCGGCTTCGAGCAGCCGCTCGTAATTCCTCGCCGTCACGGCCATCTGGTCCTCCGCGACCGACGCCGGGAGGTACGCGAACGCGTCGTCAAACGTCGGCCCGGTTCTCGCAGACTGGGTCGTCGCTGACTCGGTCGCTACGTTCTCGTCGTCCGACGTAGCGACGGTCGTACCGACGAGGCCGGCGATCGTCGTCGCACCGATACCTCCGAGGACTGCACGGCGGGGACACTGTTTCATACGCTTCGGTTTTGATTCCCACCGTACAAGTAGATTATCATTACAGTCTTCTTCGGTAACATGTGTGCCAGACGCGACGCGGTGCGCCGAAGCGACGGTTCATAACCCTGCGATACGATCGGTTCCGGTATGACCTCGACTTCGACGATCCCCGTCACCGTGCTTTCGGGCAACCTCGGGGCGGGAAAGACGACGCTTCTCAATCACCTGCTGAGCAACGCGGGCGAGCGCGATCTCGCCGTGCTGGTAAACGACATGGGCGCGGTCAACGTCGACGCCGAACTCGTCGCCGAGGGCTCCGACCTCGACGCCGGCGGCGTCGCCGAACTGTCGAACGGCTGTATCTGCTGTGAGCTCCAAGACGACCTCGAGGCCGCGGTCGTCCGCCTGGCCCGCGAACGGAACTTCGACCACCTGCTCGTCGAATCCTCGGGCATCTCCGAGCCCGAACCGGTCGCGCGGCTGTTTACGACCTCCTCGAGGGTCGCGGCCAGCTACGAGATCGACGCGCTCGTGACCGTCCTCGACACGCGGCTGTTTCTCGACACCTTCGCCGGAGAGGGGGTTCCCGAGCGACGGGGCGTGCGAGCGGCCGATGGCGAAGACGACGACGGGACGCGCCCCCTCGCCGACCTGTTGATCGAGCAACTCGAAGTGGCGAACCTCGTCCTGTGCAATAAGAGCGACCTCTGTACGGCCGCCGAACTCGACGAAGCGGAAGCCCTCGTCCGCGGGCTGCAACCCGACGCCGAGACGATCCGGACGACGTTCAGCGCGGTCGATCCCGACCGTCTCCTCGGCGTCGATCTGTTCGATCCGGGTCGAATGGGCGAGGCGGCCGGCTGGCAGCGCGCGCTGGCAGGCGAAAGCGGGGACGATGACGGCAGTACTCACGATTACACGGCCGATGACCGCGAGCACGGCGACGACGGCCACGGGCACGCAGCCGACGGTCACGAACACCGCCATCCCGACGAGGTCTACGGCGTCGATTCCGTCGTCTTCCGCGAGCGCCGCCCGTTCCACCCCGAGCGATTCGCCGCGTTTCTCCGGGACCTTCCCGACGGAATCGTTCGCTCGAAGGGCGTCGCGTGGGTCGCCGGCCGGGACGTCAAAGTCGATATCTCCCAGGCCGGCCCGTCCGTTCGGGCGAGCGTCAGGGGACCGTGGGTCGCCGCGCTCCCCGAAATCAAGCGGGATCTCTACCGGTCCAATCGCCCAGACCTCGAGTGGCACGCAGAACACGGCGATCGACGGACGGCGCTGGTCTTCATCGGCACCGAGACCGACGAACAGCGCCTGAACGCGATCCTCGAGGACTGCCTCGTCACGGACGACGAATGGGAGCGGGCGACCGCCCTCGAGAATCCGTTTCCGAGCGACGACAGCGAGGACGTGGTGCTCCGCGAGCCCTGACTATCCGAACTCGTCTTCGAGCGCCTCGAGCACTCGCTTCAGTTCGCCCGTTCGTTTCCACGCGGCGATCCGGTCGCCGAACGGGAGTGGAGCGGCAAGCGAGATCGACGAGCGGATCGTCACCCGCGTTCCGTTTCCGCCGTCCGCGTCGTCGACCTCGAGCCACGTCTCCATGTGCGAGAACGGCCCCTGCTCGCCCTCCTGCGTGTAATACATCGCCTCGTCGCGATCCTCGAATCGCAACGGCAGTTGCATCCCGGGACCGCTGACGACGACGATCGTCGCGTCGGCTCGCTCGTCGATCGTCTCGACGGTAAAGCTTCCCTCCGCTTCGACGATCGTCGGCGGATCGAGCCAGCGCGAAACCACGACGGGCGACGCATCGACGACTCGAGACACCGTTACCTCCCGCATACCGACCACCTTCGGGGCAGGTGGCATAAATTCCGGTGTCGTCGGCCGTCTCAGCGCGGCCCGGAACGGCTCCGACAGGGAAACGGCTAAGTGAGCCACGTCCCCGTATTCGGTATGGCTGGCCCCGACAGCGAGCGAGATGGCATTCGGGAAGGACTCGAGTCCTCGCGGGGCGATCCGCGCGTTCTGGTCGCGTTGAACGTCGTGCTTTCGACGATGTTCGCCGTCATGCTCGTCTGGGGTCTGTTTCTCGTCGGCGCCCTCGAGTTCAGCGTCGTAACAGTCGCGGTCGTCGCGGTCGTCCTGTTCGTGCTCACGTACGTACTGACGTGACCGCGACAGGGCAGATCCCAATCGTGACAGGGAAGGTCCCAATCGCGACGGTGCCGATACCGACGTGACCGTGACGCTAACCGCGATCACACCGATGATTTTCGGCGGTCGCGATCGGCGTCGAACGGCTGAAATAAAACAACAAGTACTCACCGACGGATCTGTTTCCCTCTGCTAATGAACGTGCGGACGGCCGGCTCCTATCGGCCCACGAAATCCGAACTCGCGGTCTTCGTTTCAGGGGTTACCAGCATGGGCCTCGAGATCCTCGCGGTGCGGATTATCGCCCCGCAGTTCGGAAGCCACATCTACACCGTCGGCGGGATCATGACGGTTATTCTCGCCGCGTTGAGTTTCGGCTACTGGCAGGGTGGCAAGCGAGCGAGCAGCGCGACGAACCGGGAGATGTCGTGGCTGTTGCTCGCGACGGCAGTGTACGTCGCAGTCGTGGTCTACGCGAGCGATCTGCTGCTGCTACAGACGTCGACACTCGCGTTGCCGCCGCGGTACGCCGCCCTCCCGGCCGCGATCATCCTGTTCGGGCCGCCGACGTACCTGCTCGGCTTTATCAGCCCCTACGCGGCCGAGCTCTCACAGAAGGAGGGGACCGGCGAAGCGTCAGGGCACGTCTACGCCCTCGGGACGATCGGCAGCATCCTCGGCTCGGGTGCGACGACGTTCGTCTTCATCCCCGCGATGGATATCGACAGCATCGGCGTCCTCTTCGGACTGATGCTCGTCGGAACGGCGTTCGCGCTCACGTTGCCCTCGATCTCGCGCAAACCGGTCCTCGCGAGCGTCGCCGTCGTGATACTGCTCGTCGTTGCGACCGGTGCCGGTCCGCTCGCGTACGACCACCGCGGCGACGTCGTCTACCAGACCCAGACCGCCCACCAGGAACTCGAGGTCATCGACAACGACGATATCCGAACGATGTATCTGGACGGTGCCCGCCACAGCGCGATCGACCTCGAGGATCCCGATCGGCACGTCTTCGAGTACATGAAGTACTTCCACCTGCCGATGCTCATGACCGACGACACCGACGATGTCGATAACGTGTTGTTCATCGGCGGTGGTGGCTACATCGGCCCACAGGACTTCGAGGAACAGTACAACGCCGACGTCGACGTCGTCGAAATCGATCCCGACGTCACCGCCGCCGCCGAGGACTACTTCGGCCTCGAGGAGAGCGAGGATCTGAACACCTACTCGCAAGACGGCCGGCAGTTCCTCCAGGGAACTGACGAGACGTACGATCTGATCGTCCTCGACGCCTACAAGCAGGATCAGGTTCCGTTCCACCTGACGACCGTGGAGTTCATGGACCTCGTCTCCGAGCGGTTAGCCGACGACGGCATCCTCCACGCCAACGTCATCTCCGCGCCGAGCGGTCCCGCCTCCGAGTTCTACCACGCCCAGGAGCGGACGATGGACGAAGCGTTCGGCGACACGTACAGCTTCCGCACCTCGAACTCGAGTTCGATCCAGAACATTCAGATCGTCGCGACGAACGACGAGACCGACTTCACCGAGGCCGACCTCGCCGAGCGAAACGCCGAACGAAACCTGAGCGTCGATCTCTCGGGAGCGATCGACAACTACATGGCCGGTTCCAGCAGCGACGACGCCCCCGTACTTCGGGACGACCGCGGCGAGGTCGACAGTCTGCTCGATCCGATGCTCGGTCAACGGTACGTCATCGAGGAGACGGGCGAATCCGGCTCGAGTGCCGGCGCTGGCGATGACCTCGCCGGAACGCCGTCGGTGATCGCACCTGACGGCAAAGCGCTGGCCGCGCCGGTAGCGAAGGTTTCGTAACGGGCTGATCGATCACTCCGGCCGGGAGTAGTCGGGATCGAACAGTTGCGCCGATCCGGGCGCTGGATCACCCTCCGTCAGGTTGTACTGCGAAAAGTCCTCGACGCCCGCCGCTCGCAACAGTTCCTCGTCGTAGACGGCGTTCCCGGTGAACTCAGCGGGATCACGGCCGAGGATCTCGAGGACCGTGTCGCTGACGATTTCGGGCGTTCGCCAGTCGTCTTCGGTCCCCATGCCGAAGTATCGGGTCGCCCGCGTATCGATCGCCGTCACGGGCCAGAAGGCGTTACAGCCGACGTCGTCGTCGCCGAGCTCGCTCGCCAGCGTGAGGGTGATGAAGGTCATGCCGAGTTTCGACCACGCGTACGGACCCGATCCGGGGGCGCGGTCGATCCCCACCGGCGGCGCGTTCGTGAGCAGCCACGCGTTCTCGACGTCCCGCAGGTGATCGGCGAACGCCCTCGAGGTGAGGTACGTCCCGCGGACGTTTACGTCGGTCAGGAGATCGAACCGTTTCGGCGGGAGGGTCTCGACGGTCGCCAACTGGATCGCACTCGCGTTGTTGATGACGATGTTGACGGTCCCGAACTCATCGATCGCGCGTTCGGCTGCCGCCTCGACCGCCGCCTCGTCGCGAACGTCCAGTTTGATCGGGAGCGCGTCGACTCCACGCTCGCGGGCCTCGCGGGCCGTCCGCTCGATCGATCCCTCGAGGTCGCGGTCCTCGTAATCGGCGTCTTCCTCGCTGGTCTTCCCGGTCGAAACGACGTTACAGCCCCGTTCGGCCAGCGCGAGCGCGATCGATCTGCCGATGCCGCGCGTCGTCCCGGTGATGAACGCCGCCTGTCCGGAGAGATCCGGTTGCTCGAGTGCCATGCGTTTGCATTCGACGGGAAGTGCAAAAGAGTCGGTGAAAGGGAAGTCGCTCCGATTCCCGTGCTGGTTGTTCACGGGCCTCGGGTTTGTAGCGGACAGCGATCCTCCGACAGCCGCTCAGGCGGGTGTGCGGTGACGCTCGACGGCGACGGTGGCACCGACACGAGTCTCGAAACGTGATCCGCCGTACGACGACGTGCGCCGTGGTAAACCACCAGGCGCGATAGCAAATCGACGATGGGCGCGGTGAGAGGACCACTTACTGAGACGAGGGACAGCGATCGGTGGATTCCCGCGTCTGCTATAAGAGAACATTCAACATGGCCCGGTCCCGAAGCGGTGGAGACCCGGCATTCACGCAGGAGAGTCAGCCGACGATACTGGCGACCGCTTCGACGCTCGCGTACCGAGTCGTCCCGTCGCGCGACTCGAGTTCGACCTCCCCGTTCTCCCGGTAGTGATTCCCGAGGATCACCTTCCAGGGGACGCCGAGCAGGTCGCTTTCGGCGAACCGCTCGCCGGTAGTTTGGTCAGCGTCGTCGAAGAGGAGCGTGTCGTCCCGGCCGCAGGCCTCGTGCAGGCGGTCGGCGACGTCCCGGAACTCCCCGTCGTACTCGAGGGGGACGATGGAGACGCTGAAGGGGGCCACCTCTCCGAGACCCGCTCCGGGCCAGCGACAGCCGTCTTCGTCGCCGTGCTGTTCGACGAGCGCGTGCAGGAGTCGCTCGATTCCGATGCCGTAACTCCCCATCACCACTTCGCGTTCGGACCCGTCGGGAACGTCGACGGTCATCCCTCGAGGGGCGGTATACCGAGTCCCGAGTTTGAACACGTGGCCGATTTCGATCCCCTCGCCGGCCCTGAGACGACCGCCACACTCGGGGCAGGTGTCACCGGCCGACAGCCCGAAGCGAGGAGACTCGTCGGTCGCGCCGAACCGGCAGTCCGTGCCGCCACACCAGCGGAGGGTGAGCGATCCGGTATCGGCGAGTGCGACGAACTCTTCGGACGCGGAGCCACCCATGACGCTGTTCTCGGCCGCCGTGACGGCGAACTCGAGACCGAGGCGCTCACAGATGCGCGCGTAGGCCCCACGAACCCGGTCGTAGTACTCGTCGAGCGAGTCTCGAGTGGCGTGCAGGCTGTAGGCGTCTTTCATCGTGAACTCCTTCGTCCGGACGAGGCCGTTTCGCGCGTGGTCGTCGCGGTACTTCGACTCGACCTGATACAGCAGGACGGGCAGATCGGTGGCGGAGCGAACGACGCCGTCAAGGAGGTGTGTCACGCCCTCCTCGTGCGAGGGAGCCAGGCACAGCCGTTTGCCATCGCGGTTTTCGAACGTGAACATCTCGTCCGCGAAGCGCTCCCAGCGGCCGCTCCGTTTCCAGATGCCCGCGTCGTTCAGCGAGGGGAGGCCGATTCGGTGACCGCCGATGGCGTCCATCTCGTGCCTGATGAGTCGGATGAGGTTCTCTCGAACCCGCTGACCGGTTGGCGTGAAGCCGTACAGTCCGCTCCCGAACTGCCGGACGAGGCCCGCCCGCACCGTGAGCGCGACGGTCTCGTTCTCGTGACCGTTCGCCTCGCGGCTCGTAAACAGCAGCGTCTCACTCCGTCGCATTACGAGCCACCACCACTGTCGTGGCTGTCGCTGTGAAGTGTGACGTTCAGCCTATCGACTACTCGATCAGAAACGGTACGACTGTCATCGCGGAACCCAGCCGCGAGCCACGCTGGACTCACGGTTGCTGGAACGTGCGTTTTGGCGCATGCAGCTGACACATCGGGTTGGACGACTAAATAGTTACGGCAACTGTTCAGAGCGGGCAGTTGGGAAACGCCGTCGAAGAAATCGAGACGACCGTGATCGGTTCGGTCCGATACCCCTGCGCTACGCTTGAGCGCTTCCCGTGACGACGACGGGTCGATCGGCGTTGAGAATCACCGACTGCGTAACGCTGCCGAAGACCGCTTTCCCGACCGGTGATCGACTTCGTCCGCCGAGCACGATCGAATCGACGTCGTACTCCTCGGCCGTCGCCAGAATGTCGCCCTCCTCGACGTCCCCGCTTTTATCCAGGACGGTGACGTCGACATCGTTGTCTTCCAACTGCTCTTTCGCTCGCCGAACGGAGCCGATACGTGAGGCCGACTTGAACTGCTCGAACTCCTTCGGGAGGTCCTTGCCCTCCTCGGTGAAGATGAACAGCAGGTACGCTTCGACGGATTCGACCGCGTCCGGGAGCGACGCGACGTATTTCGCCTGCTGGACCGATCGCTCTTCGCTGGTATCGACGGGGATCAGAACGCGATACATAGTAGGGATTTCACACAGCTAACTAATAAAACCGGCTCTCGTGTCGTTCGAAAGAACTGATTCGCGCCGTCGAACGAGCCTCCAGCGATACTCACCGTTTTGTACTCCGGGTTCCAGGGTAGAGCCATGACAAGTGACGCCCTCGAGCATCGTCTCCTCGAGCGAGCGCCGGACGACCGGATCCGGATCCTCGACGCCGACGGGAGCGTCGTCGCGCCCGCTCTCGAACCGGATCTCGAGGACGAAACGCTGCTCGGGATGTACCGCGATATGCGCTTTGCCCGACGGTTCGACGAGCGGATGATCAGCCTCCAGCGACAGGGACGGCTGGGAACGTACGCCTCGCTGGCGGGACAGGAGGGGTCTCAGATCGGCTCGACGTACGCACTGGCGGACGAGGACATGCTCTCCTTCCAGTACCGGGAACACGGCGCGCTCGTCTCGCGGGAGCTACCCTGGGAGTACCTGCTGTACTGGATGGGCCACGAGGACGGAAACGCCGCGCTGACCGATATCAACGTCTTCCCGCTGAACATCTCGATCGGCGGCCACCTCCCCCACGCGGTCGGCTGGTCGTGGGCCGCGAAGTTGAACGACGACGACCGCGTCAGCGTCGTCCACTTCGGCGACGGCTCCACGTCGGAAGGCGACTTCCACGAGGCGATGAACTTCGCCGGCGTGTTCGATACGCCGACCGTCTTCTTCTGTAACAACAACCAGTGGGCCATCTCGATTCCCCGGGAGAATCAGACGGCGAGTGCGACCATCGCACAGAAAGCTCAGGCCTACGGCTTCGAGGGCGTGCAGGTCGACGGCATGGACCCACTCGCGAGCTACGTCGTCACGAAGGCCGCACGGGAGGCGGCTCTCGAGTCCGACGGCGACCGGTCGCGTCCGACCCTGATAGAGGCGGTACAGTACCGCTACGGCGCGCACACGACGGCCGACGATCCGTCGGTCTACCGGGACGACGAGGAGGTCGAGCGCTGGCGCGAGCGGGACCCCATCGACCGGTTCGAAACGTACCTGCGAAACCGAGCCGTTCTCGACGACGACCGAATCGAGTCGCTCGAGACCGAAATCGAGGCGACCCTCGCGGACCTGATCGACCGCGCCGAAGACGCCGACGAAACCGTCGATCCGCGGGAGATGTTCGAGTACACGTACGCGGAGCCGACGCCGCGGCTCGCGGAGCAACGCGACGCACTCGAAGAACTCCGAGAAACGCACGGCGACGACGAATTACTCGAGTACGAGTAACGTCGGGCGATCGGCTATAAAGACGGCACTGAGACAGGGGAACGGCTACCCGTGGATCGGCCACACTCTCGAGTACAATGCAACTCGAGCAGCCGACTCAGGAACCCGCCTGGAGCGGGACGATACCCAGCGCCATCGACGCGCGAGTACTCGGCCTCGTCGTCGTGACGGCGGGGTTGGCGGCGTCGATAAACGTCCCCTACGGCGGCCTGCCGGTGGCGATCGTTGCATTCGCTCTTCTCGGCAGTGGTGGCACCATCGTCCATCTGCTTGGCGAACGGAAACTCCGCCGGATCACCGACGGGCTCGTCGAGCGGTGGGTCGCGGCCGGCGGGCAGGTCGAAACCGTCACCCGGTCGTCCGGCGGGATGCGAACGGAATGGACGGTTCACACGCCCGACGGCGAGATCACCGTCGGCGGCATCGCACTGGTCCCGATCGCCAAGCTGGCGGTCGAATGGCAGGGCGTCGGCGACACGATGGCCGCCAGCGAGGCCGAGGCGAATATCGACGAACTCGCGGACAGCCTCTACGAGGAGTTCTTCGAGATCGGCTCGACACTGCAACGAACGTAGCACCGACCCCGACGAAACCGTTCGGGAGGGATCGTTCCCCTCGATCCACGGCCAGAGCGGCCGTGCAAGGGGCGGACGTGTCCGTCAGCGGTGTCTGGAGACCAGTTTTAATACTCGCGGCGAGTGGTTTGGCGTATGTCAACAGACTACGTCCCGTCCGAGATGATGGACCGCGATTCCCGGTCGAATCGGTACTACAGGAACGCGGTTGAGCGCCACTGGAATCCCGCCGAGATCGCTCTCGAGGCGGACGTGGCGAACCTCCTCGAGTACATCGAGGGAGCCGAAGACTACGACGCGCGGGCGTGGGATCGAACGCTGAACGGCATCGCGAAGTTCGGCGCGGGCGAGGATGCCGTCACCGAGGATCTCTCGCCGCTGGCGACGGTGCTCGAGGGCATCGACGACCAGTTGTTCCTGACGACGCAGCTGTACGAGGAGGCCAAACACGCCGACTTCTTCGATCGGTACTGGCGCGAGGTCGTCTGGTCGGTCGAAGACGAACTCGGCTGGGATCGCTCGAACCCCCGCGCCGACAAGTGGTTCAACGATCCCTACGTCGAACTGTTCGATCGAAACAAGAAGGCCCAGTATCGGCTGCTCGAGGAGGACACTCCCGAAAATCGTGCGAAAGCGTACTGTCACTACCACCTCACCGTCGAGGGTATCCTCGCCCAGACGGGGTACTACGGGATGCAGACCTCCTACGGCGGCGAGTTCGAGGAGCTCCCCTACCTGCCGGGACTCGTCGAGGGGTTCACGAAAATCCGTAGCGACGAGGGCCGACACGTCGGGTTCGGGATGAACCAGCTCAAGAAACTCATTCGGGAGGGCGTCGACCCGAAACTCATCGAGAACACGGTCAACGAACTCCTCCCGCTCGTCCAGGGAATCACCGAGGACGAACGGTTCGAGCCCGACGACGAGGACGAGCGCGTCGGGCTCGAGGACGGGCAGTTAGCCGCCTACGCGGTCGAAAAACACACCGATCGTATGCGACAGATCACGGACGCCGCCGCCGATATTCCCGACGTCGACGAACTGGTGCAACTGGAAGGCGACGACTGACTCGAGTCGGATCGGGTGCGGGATCGATGGTCAGCCCATACGGTAAAGTACCGGTGTGCGGATGCGTTCCGTATGCGACTCGATGGCGTTCGTGTGCTCGATCTCTCCCGACTGCTGCCCGGTCCCTACGCGACGCAGCTGCTGGCCGACTCGGGGGCCGAGGTGGTGAAAGTGGAGGACACTGGCGCGGGCGATTACGCGCGGACGATGGCCCCCGAATCGTCCCGCGGTTTCGGTGCGATCTTCGAGATGGTAAACCGAGGGAAGCGAAGCGTCGCGATAGATCTGAAAACCGAGACCGGACGGGCCGTTTTCTATCGACTCGTCGAGGACGCCGACGTCGTCCTCGAGGGGTTCCGCCCGAGCGTCGTGGACCGGCTCGGAATCGACTACGAGACGCTCACGGCGCACAACGACGAACTGGTCTACTGTTCGCTCACCGGCTACGGACAGGACGGCCCCTGGGCCGATCGCGCCGGGCACGACCTCAACTACGTCGCCCTGGCCGGACTGCTCGATATGACTCGAGAATCGCCGGACGGGAAGCCACGGCTGACCGGCTACCCCATCGGAGATATGGCCGGGGGCCTGTTCGCCGCGTTCGCCATCGTCGAAGCCCTGCTTTCGCGCGAACTCGGCAACACCGGCGGCGAGTATATCGACGTGGCGATGGCCGACGTCGTCGCCTCGTTCTCCCAGTCGATCGCCTATCAGTCGCTGACCGGCGATCCAGCCGAACCGCGGCCAGGGGAAACGGAACTGACCGGCGGCGTCCCGTGGTACGACAGCTACGAAACCGCGGACGGGAACTGGGTGACGCTCGCCGCCCTCGAGCCGAAGTTCTGGCGAGCGTTCTGCGAGGCCGTCGGCCGAACCGACCTCGTCGACGCGCACGGATCGTCGGATCCGGACGTACTCGCCGCCCTCGAGCACGAACTCTGCGACCTCTTCCGCGAGCGAGCGCGAGACGAGTGGGAGGCTGCTCTCGAGAACGTCGACGCCGCGTTCGCCGGCGTCTACGCGCCGACCGAAATGGTCGACCACCCGCAGTTTCGGGCGCGGGGCCTCGTCGAGCGTCCCGCCGACGCGCCACCGCGAATCGGGTTTCCGGCCCGGAGCACCACCGACCCAGAAGCGACCGATGAGATGGTCCCGAATCAGGGTGAACACACTCGACAGTATCTCGCCGACTCGGGGTACGGTGACGCGGAAATCGAGTCGCTCCTCGAGTCCGGCGTCGTCCAGTGATGGGACCGCACGCTCGGTCGCATCCCCCCGAGGATGTGCGGTATCCACGGCGACGGGCTCCGTGTTTCGAGATTGTCGAATTGTACAATGACCGAGTTGAGTAGCGAATGCTGAACAGAACGAGTGGAGAGGGTCG contains:
- a CDS encoding CaiB/BaiF CoA transferase family protein, whose protein sequence is MRLDGVRVLDLSRLLPGPYATQLLADSGAEVVKVEDTGAGDYARTMAPESSRGFGAIFEMVNRGKRSVAIDLKTETGRAVFYRLVEDADVVLEGFRPSVVDRLGIDYETLTAHNDELVYCSLTGYGQDGPWADRAGHDLNYVALAGLLDMTRESPDGKPRLTGYPIGDMAGGLFAAFAIVEALLSRELGNTGGEYIDVAMADVVASFSQSIAYQSLTGDPAEPRPGETELTGGVPWYDSYETADGNWVTLAALEPKFWRAFCEAVGRTDLVDAHGSSDPDVLAALEHELCDLFRERARDEWEAALENVDAAFAGVYAPTEMVDHPQFRARGLVERPADAPPRIGFPARSTTDPEATDEMVPNQGEHTRQYLADSGYGDAEIESLLESGVVQ